One Oncorhynchus mykiss isolate Arlee chromosome 9, USDA_OmykA_1.1, whole genome shotgun sequence genomic window, GTACATACCCACGGTCATGCTATATTTGGCGCTGGTGACTGCCAGACTGACATCGTTGGTCATGGACACGTTGATACAGAAGATGCCGGAGTCATTGAAAAAGTGACGCAGTACCAGCTGGCACTCATTAGAGGGGGCCACTGTGTTACACATGGTGTGGATGGGCATAAAACAGTCTGCATCAGACACCACCGTGCACACCTCTGTGGGAAGGCTGGGTGGAGAACAGACACAGGGTCAGAAACACTTGTTGAAACTAAGGACCGGATTCCTTTGCTATTTATTTTTAGATGTGATATGTTTTATGACTGCTGCAAGACAAATTGCCTCTCTGAGGACAATACAGTTTTCTGAATCTGAATTCCCTGACCCAGAC contains:
- the LOC110532643 gene encoding protein QNR-71-like isoform X2, which translates into the protein MKILGTKTFGKIGQVDNAVIKMDESEVERNVVDLTVTCQGSLPTEVCTVVSDADCFMPIHTMCNTVAPSNECQLVLRHFFNDSGIFCINVSMTNDVSLAVTSAKYSMTVDDSKPTFL
- the LOC110532643 gene encoding protein QNR-71-like isoform X1; the encoded protein is MKILGTKTFGKSLKIGQVDNAVIKMDESEVERNVVDLTVTCQGSLPTEVCTVVSDADCFMPIHTMCNTVAPSNECQLVLRHFFNDSGIFCINVSMTNDVSLAVTSAKYSMTVDDSKPTFL